In one Desulfobacterales bacterium genomic region, the following are encoded:
- a CDS encoding lactate utilization protein, producing MDKPIEFYWQTRLGQVKTALENNNFDVFLANNASEARKVLLETIIPEIQPRTVSWGGSMTFTATGIYDAVKQYPGLELIDVYDKTLSREASLERRRQALLVDLFITGTNAVTETGELINLDMIGNRVAALTFGPRHVIVLVGRNKIVADLEDAMNRIKNYTAPINAMRLDMKTPCVKTSSCEDCRSPQRICNTWTITEKSFPKGRTRIVLINEDLGI from the coding sequence ATGGACAAACCGATTGAATTTTATTGGCAGACCCGGCTGGGGCAGGTGAAAACCGCTCTGGAAAATAATAACTTTGACGTGTTTCTGGCCAATAACGCCTCGGAGGCAAGAAAGGTTCTGCTGGAGACCATTATTCCCGAAATTCAACCCCGAACGGTGTCCTGGGGCGGTTCGATGACCTTTACCGCAACCGGTATTTATGATGCGGTGAAACAATATCCCGGGCTGGAGCTGATCGATGTCTATGATAAAACCCTTTCCCGGGAAGCGTCTCTTGAACGCCGTCGGCAGGCCCTGCTGGTGGACCTGTTTATTACCGGAACCAATGCCGTGACCGAAACCGGTGAGCTGATTAATCTTGATATGATTGGAAACCGGGTTGCCGCCCTGACGTTCGGTCCCAGACATGTAATCGTACTTGTCGGACGAAACAAAATTGTTGCCGATCTGGAAGATGCCATGAACCGGATCAAGAATTATACGGCGCCAATCAACGCCATGCGACTGGATATGAAAACACCCTGTGTGAAAACATCGAGTTGTGAAGACTGCCGAAGTCCTCAGCGAATCTGTAACACATGGACCATAACGGAAAAGTCGTTTCCCAAAGGCCGGACCCGGATCGTTTTGATCAATGAAGATCTGGGGATTTAA
- a CDS encoding HDOD domain-containing protein: MDKNLIFHTIKDLPPFPEIALKVIQATKNPDYCAQDLVDIIEYDPSLTANVLKVANSAYFGLHAQVTSMRQAVAYLGATTIINILFLSGCSTYFRGDFSGYGTSGKQLLIHSISTAIMTRILGERIGIKDTSSIFTAGLLHDIGKIVLSTFVRDKYDDIMRLVGQNNYSFIMAEREVLGVDHAWVGGEMVKKWKIPLEIATPVALHHDLEKASSDDMATPLVYLADQVYVLVSGNRGDDRWCFTTFKQAMDRCRLTEADMDASMLILNETSKNIHQLLSI, translated from the coding sequence ATGGATAAAAATCTGATTTTTCATACCATAAAGGATTTGCCCCCGTTTCCTGAAATCGCTCTGAAGGTGATTCAGGCGACTAAAAATCCGGATTATTGCGCTCAGGATCTGGTGGATATTATCGAGTATGACCCCAGCCTTACGGCCAATGTCCTTAAGGTTGCAAATTCGGCATATTTCGGTCTGCACGCGCAGGTCACTTCCATGAGACAGGCGGTAGCCTATCTGGGAGCCACCACAATCATCAATATATTGTTTCTGAGCGGCTGCAGCACTTATTTTCGCGGGGACTTTTCCGGATACGGGACGAGCGGTAAACAGCTGCTGATCCATTCGATTTCAACCGCCATCATGACTCGGATACTCGGGGAGCGGATCGGCATTAAAGATACATCCTCAATTTTTACCGCCGGCCTGCTGCATGATATCGGCAAGATCGTGTTAAGCACGTTTGTGAGGGACAAATATGATGATATCATGCGGCTGGTGGGCCAGAACAATTATTCCTTTATTATGGCGGAAAGAGAAGTGCTTGGGGTGGATCACGCATGGGTGGGGGGAGAAATGGTAAAAAAATGGAAAATTCCCCTCGAGATTGCCACACCGGTAGCCCTTCACCATGACCTCGAAAAAGCCTCGTCCGATGATATGGCAACCCCCCTTGTATATCTCGCCGACCAGGTGTATGTGCTGGTATCCGGGAACAGGGGGGACGACCGGTGGTGCTTTACAACCTTCAAACAGGCCATGGATCGCTGTCGGCTGACCGAAGCTGATATGGATGCATCTATGCTGATCCTTAATGAAACGTCTAAAAATATTCACCAGCTGTTGAGTATATAA